A genome region from Variovorax paradoxus includes the following:
- a CDS encoding molybdenum cofactor biosynthesis protein MoaE produces the protein MSGARVSIRTADFDLAQEVAALRADDMRVGAVCSFVGTVRDRNDGSSVSSMELEHYPGMTEKAIEAMIDEAHRRFDILGARVIHRVGLLQPLDQIMMVAVVSAHRGQSFEACEFLMDYLKTQAPFWKKEQTPEGARWVDARVADDAALARWGISAPNA, from the coding sequence ATGAGCGGCGCACGTGTTTCCATCCGGACGGCAGATTTCGACCTGGCACAGGAGGTCGCCGCGTTGCGTGCCGACGACATGCGCGTCGGGGCGGTCTGCAGTTTTGTGGGCACGGTGCGCGACCGCAACGACGGCAGCAGCGTGTCGTCGATGGAGCTGGAACACTACCCGGGCATGACCGAGAAGGCCATCGAGGCCATGATCGACGAGGCGCACCGGCGCTTCGACATCCTGGGGGCGCGCGTGATCCATCGCGTGGGGCTGCTGCAGCCCCTCGACCAGATCATGATGGTGGCCGTGGTGTCGGCGCACCGCGGCCAGAGCTTCGAGGCCTGCGAGTTCCTGATGGACTACCTCAAGACCCAGGCGCCGTTCTGGAAGAAAGAGCAGACGCCCGAAGGTGCCCGCTGGGTCGATGCGCGCGTGGCCGACGATGCGGCCCTGGCGCGCTGGGGCATCAGCGCTCCCAACGCCTGA
- a CDS encoding Bug family tripartite tricarboxylate transporter substrate binding protein translates to MVFSMQRRAISAGLLVAALGLSGLAQAQSGTPVRLLVGFPAGAGTDAIARTLGEKLKDVLGVPVVVENRAGAGGQIAATVLKSSPADGHTLFLSHDHTISILPQVIKNPGFNPATDFVPVAGFATFANVLAVSGGTPAKTMDEYVKWVRTQKGGKETIGIPAPASIPEFLVKMISDKYKIDVQPAPYRGSAPMTADMLGNQITAGIASVPDFIENHKAGKVRIVASIGAKRQAVIPNVPTFTELGFANLDDLPYYGIFAPVGTPQPIIDRYGDALQKVLAMPDVKQKLTAMGLTVGYEPQGQFAGRVRTYTQAWEKIIQASGFKPL, encoded by the coding sequence ATGGTTTTTTCAATGCAGCGCCGTGCGATCAGCGCTGGCCTCCTCGTGGCGGCCTTGGGCCTCTCGGGCCTTGCGCAGGCACAGAGCGGCACCCCCGTGCGCCTGCTGGTCGGCTTTCCGGCCGGCGCGGGCACCGACGCGATTGCGCGCACCCTGGGCGAGAAGCTCAAGGACGTGCTGGGCGTTCCCGTGGTGGTGGAGAACCGCGCCGGCGCGGGAGGCCAGATCGCGGCCACCGTGCTGAAGTCGTCCCCTGCCGACGGCCACACGCTGTTCCTGTCGCATGACCACACCATCTCGATCCTGCCGCAGGTGATCAAGAATCCGGGCTTCAACCCTGCCACCGACTTCGTGCCCGTGGCCGGCTTCGCGACCTTCGCCAACGTGCTGGCCGTGTCGGGCGGCACGCCGGCCAAGACGATGGACGAGTACGTGAAGTGGGTCCGCACGCAGAAGGGCGGCAAGGAGACCATCGGCATCCCGGCGCCGGCCTCGATCCCCGAGTTTCTGGTGAAGATGATTTCCGACAAGTACAAGATCGATGTGCAGCCCGCGCCCTACCGCGGCAGCGCGCCCATGACGGCCGACATGCTGGGCAACCAGATCACGGCGGGCATCGCCTCGGTGCCGGACTTCATCGAGAACCACAAGGCGGGCAAGGTGCGCATCGTGGCCTCCATCGGCGCCAAGCGCCAGGCGGTGATCCCGAACGTGCCGACCTTCACCGAGCTGGGCTTCGCCAACCTCGACGACCTGCCCTACTACGGCATCTTCGCGCCGGTGGGCACGCCGCAGCCGATCATCGACAGGTACGGCGACGCGCTGCAGAAGGTGCTGGCCATGCCCGACGTGAAGCAGAAGCTCACGGCGATGGGGCTGACGGTGGGCTACGAGCCGCAGGGCCAGTTCGCTGGCCGCGTGCGCACCTATACGCAGGCGTGGGAAAAGATCATCCAGGCCAGCGGCTTCAAACCGCTTTGA